Genomic segment of Pseudomonas sp. CCI4.2:
TGTGCCGACTTGTGGCGCACCGCTGGAAGCGGTTTCCAGAAACAGGTTGCTGCCTTTCGATTGCAGACCGGCCGGGTTGATGAAGTCAGCGGTCTGTATGTTGCCGATGATCTGCGGCGTGGCACTGGAGCTCGCCAAGGTGATTGACACCGTGCCGTCCTGGCCGACAGTGAATGTCTGGGCTTGCTGTGGCACGACGATAGCGGGTTCCAGAGCGAAACCACTCGCTGTCACGATTTGGCCATTGGTGTCCAGGTGGAACGTACCGTCGCGGGTGTAGGCGACCGTGCCGTCAGGCTGGCGAATCTGGAAAAAACCGCGACCGTTAACCGCAAGGTCGAGGGGCTGATCGGTGGTTTGCAAGCTGCCGGCGCTGAAGTTCTTTTGCGTACCGACGATGCGCACACCCGTACCCAATTGCAGGCCGGACGGCAGTTCGCTGTCCTGCGTCGACTGGGCACCAGGCTGACGCTTGATCTGATAGAGCAAGTCTTGGAATTCAGCACGATCACGTTTGAAACCAGTGGTCGAGACGTTTGCCAAGTTGTTGGAAATGGTCGTCAGGTTAATGTCCTGAGCGGCGAGACCGGTTTTGCTGACGTAAAGTGCCGGAAGCATTATTTCTCTCCTCGAGCGCCTGGTATTCGGCGCAAGCTATCAATGGTTAGCTCTGCAAGACTCGCGCCACCGACTCATCGTTGGTTTCGGCGGTTTTCATCATCTTGATGTGCAATTCGAATTGGCGCGAAAGGGCCAGCACCTGGGTCATTTCTTCCACCGCGTTAACGTTGCTCGCGTGCAAGAACCCGGACTCGACCTGAACGTCACCGTTTACGGCGGCAGGCTTGCCGTCCTTGGTATGAAGCAGGCCATCAGGGCCTTTTTCCATGTTGCTCAAGTCCGGCTTGACCAGCTTGATGCGATCAATCTGTGCCATCACTTTCGGGCTTTCGCCCAATGAGCGAATACTAATAGTGCCGTCGGCACCGATTTCGATTTGCTGCTCGGGCGGTACGGCAATGGGCCCACCATTGCCCATGACCGGCAAACCATTGCCATTGCGCAACACACCCAGGGCATCGACGTTCATGCTCGCGGTACTGGTATAGGCTTCGCCACCGTCGGGAGTTTGCACCGCGATCCAGCCGCCGCCTTTGACGGCAACATCGAGATCACGGCCGGTTTCCATCATCGCGCCTTCAGAAAGATCAGTTCCCGGACGTTCGCTCAAGGCGTACGCCCGCGAAGGCATGACGTCCCCGTACACCGGCATCGAACGCGCCTGTTCGAGGTCACGCTGAAAGCCAGTGGTGGTGATGTTCGCCAGGTTGTTGGCGTGAGCCTTCTGGGCTATCGCGTTCTCAGACGCTCCGCTCATGGCGACGTAAAGCAACTTATCCACAGTTTTCCTCCTCTGACAGACGCTTGCCGTATGTAGATGTTCTAATCACGCAGAAGCAATATTCGAACCAACTTGTCAGGACTGATACAAAGCGTTGATTCGCCAATGTTAATGGGCTAAGGCTAATCGTCAGATCTCGGTGAACGAACGAACGCGGCGGTGGATTGCCGCATTTGCTCATCCTATGAAAAGGACCGCGCCAAAAAAACCTCGCTCGACGCAAGCGCACGGTCGCGCGACAAGCAGAAACTGCGCGGCAGACAAGTGAACCTACAGACCCATGAGGCTTTTATGCCATTCATTCACGCACTAACCCTTTGTCTGCTAGTCGCCTGCGGCGCGGCAATGGCTGGGCCTGCGCCTTGGTATACATGGCAAGGCTCAACCCGGGTTGTCTGCGCGCAAAACAGCCCAGGATCCGGTTGGGTTCGGTTGGCCGGCCCTTTTAAAAAATCTGACTGCAAGCTCTGAACCGAACGGCACGCTCAACAAAAGCCCCGACAGGTCGAGGCTCTTGCTCGCCTGCGCTGCTTAGGGAAACTCTGAAAAAGGTTTTCAAATCTGGTGAAATGTCCCCCATCACATGAGCCGAGCGGTTGCCCCCCATGAAGCAAATTTCTTTCGCCGATGCCGAGTACGCCGGTAAACGTAAGCGAACCCGCCGTGAGATTTTCCTGAGCGAGATGGACAAGGTCGTCCCCTGGAAGGGGTTGATCGCTTTGATCGAGCCGCATTATCCAAAAGGCGAAGGGGGCCGCCCGGCGTATCCCTTGATGGCCATGTTGCGTGTGCACCTGATGCAGAACTGGTTCGGCTATAGCGATCCAGCAATGGAAGAGTCTCTTTATGAGACCACGATTCTGCGCCAGTTCGCGGGGTTGAATCTGGAACGCATTCCCGACGAAACCACGATTCTCAACTTCCGTCGCCTGCTGGAGAAAAACCATCTTGCCGGGGGAATCCTGGAGGTCATTAATGGCTACCTGGGAGACCGAGGTTTGATGCTTCGTCAGGGCACAATTGTTGATGCCACGATCATTCATGCGCCGACGTCGACCAAGAATAAAGAGGGTAAACGCGACCCCGAAATGCATCAGACCAAGAAAGGTAATCAATATTTTTTCGGGATGAAAGCGCACATCGGAGTAGACGCTGATACGGGTCTGACGCACAGCGTGGTGGGCACGGCAGCCAATGTCGCGGACGTCACTCAAGTCGATCAGTTGCTGCACGGCGAAGAGACCCATCTCTGTGGCGACGCGGGCTACACCGGCGTAGAAAAGCGGCTTGAACATGAGGGGCGCGAGATGATCTGGTCGATCTCCGCCAGGCCCAGCAGCCGCCGCAAACATGGAGAAAAAAGCGTCATTGGCCGTGCGTTGCGCAAGATTGAATACGCCAAATCGCAAACTCGGGCCAAGGTTGAGCACCCGTTTCGGGTGATCAAGCGCCAGTTTGGTTACACCAAGGTGCGGTTTCGCGGGTTGGTAAAGAACACGGCGCAGTTGGTGACACTGTTTGCACTGTCGAATCTGTGGATGGCGCGCCGACATTTGATGGAGCCTATAGGACAGGTGCGTCCGCAGTATGGAAATTAAGGGTTAATAAGTGCTTAAAACCGGCTTATTCATCAATAAAAGCCGATATTTTCGAAATTTCAGTGAAGTACTTTCTTTCGGAGCGCTTGACGCCCGATTTGCCAGAAAAAGAAGGTCTTATTTCAGACCTTCCTTAGATGGCTTGTATTAAGGTCTGCATCAACGTTGCCTCAGTGGACAATGCTTTAGAGTTGGCTTGATAGGCCGTTTGCGCCTGAATCAACTCCACCAGCTCATCGGTCAGCTTGACGTTGGAGCCCTCTAATGACCCAGAAACAATGCCGCCTATTCCACCCGATCCGGGTGCGTCCAATTTGGCCATGCCAGAAGCGCTGGTTTCTCTCCAGCGGGTTGTGCTGTCTGGCAGTAGTCCCTGCTCATTGGCAAACGTGGCAAGCATCAGTTGGCCAATACTCTTGTTTTGGCCATTGCTGAAACCCGCTTGGATCACACCATTAACGCCGATGCTGACCACCTCAAGCTGCCCTGCCGCATAGCCGTCTTGCTGGGCGGTGGTGCGGCCGGTGGTTGCGTTATGTTGGGAGAGATTTTTCATATCGATGGCGATACCGGCCACGCTGCCCTGAGCGCCGTTTGTAGTCCACTTCTCACTGCTTTTGCCTGCATCGAGCACCCTGGCCGGGACCCAGCTTTTTAACGTGACAACGTTATTTTCCACGCTCAAGCCTTCGCCTCCCGTCATTGATCGAACGCTGCCGTCGGCATTGAAGATCAGGCTAGCGGTAAGCGGCGCTTCTAGATCCGGTGTTGTCGGATTGCGCCCGCTGACCAGCACATGCATCTTCCAACTGTTAGTACCGTCTTTGACAAAATGTTGAGTCAGCTCGTGCTGATTGCCCAAACTGTCAAAGATCGCCGTGGAAAACAGCTTGTTGAACGTGGTGATATCGGCCGCATTGAACCTCGGCACGCTCCGGCTCATTACCGCACCTACCTCATCAAGCCCGTTGACGCCTCCCTCGCTGAGCGACAGCACAATTGGACCGTTGTTAACGGCGGGGCTTGCGGACCATATGCCATCAACCTCACGAGAAGGCGTCCAACCCGCCAACGGAAACTCCGTGTTAGAGGTCTTCTTGATCAGGTCGCCCTCGCTTACCAATGAAATGCTGCCATCTGGCTGTTTAGTGATCGTTGCCACCAGCGGCGAGGTAGTGCCTGGATCAATTGGGTGACGGCCATTGATCAACGTGTACATCGTCCAACGGTTAGCATCCGTTTTCACAAAGTATTGTTTAAGTTCGTGGTCCGCTGGAGCAATCGCAGGCGTGGCCGAAACACGTACCGCCTCGTTACCTTGAACATCTTTTCCTTTGACCTCCGCTACTGCCGCCGCCCCGCCGTCCTGAATAGTTTTAGTCAGCACACTGGAATAAGTAGCAGGGTCATCCCGGTTGAAGTTCGGCAGTGCAGCCAGCGAGGGCAGCGAAGAGTCCAGGTTGATTGTCTGGCCAATTACGCTGGTGGTTTTAGCGGCCATGTTACCGGTGTTGATTTTCAAGTCGGCACGAATACCATTAACCACGGCACCTTTATCATTAACACCGTAGCCCTGCAGACGACTGCCTTGAGTATCCACAATATAGTCGTTCGCGTCCTTTATAAACGCTCCAGCGCGGGTGTAACTTAATGCGCCACTATCACTGACCACAAAAAATCCTTTTCCCTGTATGCGCAAGTCCAGCACCCTCTCAGAACTTGAGCCGATCTCCCCCTGGCTGAAATTCTGTGCAACGTTCGCCAGCCGCACGCCATCGCCTACCGCATTGCCAACGCGCCCCAGCATGGCGCCGGAATACAGCGCCGTGAACTCTGCCCGCGATGATTTGAACCCATGGGTTCCGACGTTAGCAATATTATTGCTGGCCACTTCCAGTCTTTTATGGGCAGCGTGTAACCCATTCAGCGCAACATTGAATGACATAGAGACTCCCGTACCATCATCGATGGCACTATCGTTAAATGCGTTTTTTTTCGCAGTGTCTATCTGCGGTTTTTATTCTCGCATTAACTAAAGTAGGAAATTTCTATGTATATAGTAGGAAATGGCTGATTTATTTACTTAGAACCTCTAAAAAAAAACATAAAAAAACCCCTTCGAAAAGAGGCTTTTTAGAGGTGAACTTAACCAGTCTTACCCGACCATTTGAATAGTGGTCTGCATAATAGCGCTTTGAGTTGATATAGTTTTAGCGTTCGCCTGGTAGTTACTTTGCTCGCGAATCAAGGCCACTAACTCAGAGGTCAAGTCGACGTTGGAGTCTTCCAGTGCAGACCCGACGATGGAGCCCAAGGTGCCGGTTTGAGGCGCACCGGTAACCGGCACACCCGATGCAAACGACTCTTTCCAGCTGCTGCCGCCTACCGAGATCAGCCCTTGAGAGTTGGCGAAGTTAGTGATCGACACCTGGCCAATGACTTTGGATTGAGAGTTGGTGTAGGTGGCGAACAACACACCGGTTGAGTCTACCGACAAGCCAGCCAATTGGCCGGTGGCATAACCGTCCTGGCTTTTGGTGGCCACACCGCTGGCCGCGTTAGTCTGCGTAGTGGTCAACATATTGATCTGGATGCCGGCCGTGTTGCCGCTCGCTCCGTTAGCCCCCCAAGCAAGCGGGGTGCCGGACTGTGTAGCCGGAACCCAGCCACTGAGGGTATAGGTACCGTCGGTGTTAACCGCCAGGTTGGCAGTGGGCGATGCCGACGATTTCAACGAGCCGTCGGTGTTAAAGGTCAACGCTAAAGAATCTGGCGTTGTCGATGTCGGGTCTTTAGCATTACGACCATCGACCAAGGTGTACATGGTCCAATCGTTAGTGCCCGTTTTAACCATGTACTGGTCCAGAGAGTGTTGATTTCCCTGGCTGTCGAAGATAGGTGTACTGACGCTAAAGTTATAGCTGGCAGTGTTGCCTGGAGTGAAACTAGTCACTTTAGGAACAGTCGCCGTAGAGTCCAAGTTTGATGCAATCGTGACCAGACTCGTTGGCTTAGGTGTCAGGTTCGACGAGTCGATGACCAAATTGGTCGACACACCCGTTACCACTTTGCCGCTCGCATCAACGCTGTAGCCCTGCAGCTTCTGGCCGCTGCTGTTGACAATGTTGCCGTCTTTGTCTGGATAGAATGCGCCGTCGCGAGTGTAGAGCTTCTCGCCGTTGTCGCTGACCATGAAAAAGCCGTTACCTTGAATCGCCAAGTCAAGGCTGCGCCCGGTGCCGGTGGTCAAGTTGCCTTGAGTAAACTGCTGAGACACAGCAGCAACCCGTACGCCACTGCCTGAGTTAGTGGCGCCAGAGGCACCGCTGACTGCCGCCGAGTACTGGTCCTGAAATTCGGTCCGGGACGATTTGAAACCGGTGGTCGCGACGTTGGCAATGTTGTTGCCGGTGACGTCGAGACTTTTGTTTGCTGCATAGAGCCCACTGAGACCGATGTTGAATGACATGTTTCGCTCCTACGCCGTCTAGTCGGCTCTATATACCGATTGTTTGAACTTTGGACAGGCCAACACTGCTGCCACCCGCCAAATTTAAAGTCATTTCCGCGCCAGCCAAACCCATCGTCACGCTGTTCACAGTGGCGGGCAGGTAAGTCGTCAATGCAGTGGCCGTACCACCAGCAGTACCCGTGGCCACAACGCTGTATGTACCCGCCGGTGCAACGGTGCCGTCACTTGCCTTGCCGTCCCAAGTAAAACTGGTCGTGCCTGCCGGTTGAATACCCAAGTCGATGGTGTCGACCAAATTGCCTGAGGCGTCGTTGATCTTGACGACTGTAGAACTAGAAGCGGGCACCGCGACCGAGCCGGTCATCCCTTTAGTGGTATCGACCACTGCCGTGCCGGTCGCGACGACGACCGAACGCCCGACCAGTGAAGACGCTTGCAGCGCTTGGGACGATTGGTAAGTGGTAGCAATCGAGCCGACCGAAGTGTTGAGATTCTGTGTCGCCTCCAGATTGCTAAACTGGGCCAGTTGGGACACAAACGCAGTGTTGTCCTGCGGGGTGAGCGGGTCTTGGTTTTTCAACTGAGTTACGAGCAGTTGCAAGAAGGCATCTTTGCCCAGCGCTGAGGAAGGATTGGTAGTGACCGAAGTCCCTGATGTTTTTGAAAGCTGGTCTAGGACCGATTGGCCGACCGCGGTAGTCGTTGTCATTAGCTGCGCCCCTTATTACTGACCCAGGGTCAGAACCTTCTGCATCATGGTTTTGGCGGTATTCATCATGTCCGCGTTGGTTTGAAACGAGCGACTGGCAGAAATCATGTCGGCCATTTCTTGCACAACGTTGACGTTGGGGTAGTAGACGTAACCGTTTTTGTCGGCAGCCGGATGGTTCGGCTCATAGCGCGCGTCGAGGTTGCTCTGGTCCTGGACAATACCGGCAACCTGAACACCCTCGCCCGCTTCGCTCTCGCTACCGAACAGCGAACCGCTGTCGCCATCGGTTTGACCTTGCATGACGGTGGCAAACACCGGGTGACGGGCGCGATAGGTCCCACCTGCGCTCGACGAAACTGTTTCGGCGTTGGCAATGTTGCTGGCCACGGTATTCAATCGCGTGGTCTGCGCGCTCATGCCGGTACCGGCAATGCTAAAAACGCTGGCAAGGGACATGAATTACTCTCCTCGCAGGGCTGACATAAGCCCTTTGAATTTGTTATTGAGAAAGGTAAAGCTGGCTTGGAAGCCCACCGAGTTCTGCGCGTAGTTGGCCTGTTCAACCTGACCATCAACGGTGTTCTGATCCAGGGATGGCTGACTCGGGGTGCGATAAAGCAACGTCCCGTCCATGTTGCCCAGGGTGTTAGCTTCGATGTGGCCGGCATTGGTAGTGTTCATCGCGAACGTGCCGTTCTTACTCTTGTCGGCCTGGGCCGCGAGCACGGCGGCGAAGTCCAGGTCTCGCGCCTTGTAATTCGGCGTGTCGGCGTTGGCAATGTTATTGGCCAACACTTCTGCACGCTGAGCGCGGAAGGCAAGCGCCTGCTCATGAATGCCTAACGCTTTATCGAAGCTGATGCTCATCTCGGGAAACCTTTAGCGGCTGACCTGTTTTCGTATCTGAGACAAAGCAATCAGCGTGCCAGCTTCTTTAGAGCCGTAATTCAAGGGCTTCAAGCAGGTTGACCAAGCGGCAAGCCAAAATAGCGGCAATGGATTTCCGCTGACCGCCAGTAAAGCGGCAATGGGCACCGGCATCGGTTGCCGTTGGCTTAACCTTGCAACGCGCGATCTGCGCACACAAAAATGCCCCGATCTTGCGACAGGGGCATTTTTAAGTGGCGATGACACTTACTTGGTCTGGTAAATAATCCCCGGACTGCATTGCACCATCTGGTAATGGTCAGGCAAACCATTGAGTGCTTCGGAGGCGCCAAGGAACAGATAACCACCCCGCTTGAGTGTGCTGTGAATGCGCAGCAGGATGTCTTTTTTAACTTCAGCCGAAAAGTAGATCAATACGTTGCGACAAAACACGACATCGAACTTACCCAGGCTGGCGTAGCTGTCGAGCAGGTTAAACGAGCGAAATTCCACACGGTTCTTGATGGGTGCTTTGACCGCCCAGCGTCCCGGTGTCTTGACGTCGAAGAATCGCTGTAGCCGCTCGGGAGAAAGCCCCCGCCCAATCGCCAAACTGTCGTACTCACCCGATTTGCAGTTGGTCAGCATCGCCCCGGATAAATCCGTGGCAACGATTTGCACGCCGCCTTTGAGATGACCGATGTTGGTCCGCTCAAACTCGTCGATCGACATCGACAGCGAATACGGTTCCTGCCCAGAGGAGCATGCCGCCGACCAGATTCGCAGACGCTGATTGGGGCTGGCTTTGATCGCTTCCGGAAGCACCCTGTTTTTCAGCACTTCGAACGGATAGGTGTCACGAAACCATAAGGTTTCGTTGGTCGTCATCGCGTCGACTACCTGCTCACGCAAACCACTGCGTGGCTGGGCCTGGATCCGCTGAATCAACTCACCCAAGGATTTGATGCCCTGCTGCTCCATCAGCTTGTTGAGACGGCTGGAAACCAGGTACTGCTTATTTTCACCCAGCAAGATGCCACAGGCTTTTTCCAGGAAGACCCGGAACTGTTCGAAATCCAAATTACCCGTAGACAAAGAAACCGCCTCTTAACTCGTATGTACCACCGCAGGGCACTGCCTGCGGTGATTATTTCGCTGCGTTGATCCGGGCAACTACCCGGGATGCGAGATCATCAGGTCGGAACTTTGCGAGAAAATCATCGGCGCCGACTTTCTTGACCATCGCCTGGTTGAAGACACCCGACAAGGAAGTATGCAGGATGATATGCAGCTTTTGCATGCGCGGATCGGCGCGGATTTCTGCGGTCAGGGTGTATCCGTCCATTTCAGGCATTTCGATGTCCGAGATCATCATCAAAAATTCTTCTTCGGGCTTCTTGCCTTCCTCAACCATCTTGCGCAAGTAATCCAACGCCTGCCGGCCATCGTTCAAGGCCACCACCTCGACGCCGACCGTTTGCAGACAACGCGAGACCTGCTTGCGCGCGACCGAGGAGTCATCCACCGTCAAGACGCGCAGCGTGACTGCTTTCGCCTGAGTCTCAACGTCTATCACGCCGACAGAAATATGCTCGGAGGTGGGCGCTACTTCGGCGAGGATTTTCTCCACATCGATGATTTCAACCAACTGATTGTCGACTCGAGTCACTGCCGTCAGGTAGTGATCGCGCCCGGTCCCCTTGGGTGGCGGATGGATCTCCTCCCAGTTCATATTCACGATGCGTTCTACCGAATGCACCAGAAAACCCTGAATCTTGGTGTTGTATTCCGTGATGATCACGAAGGTGTTACTGACGTCTTTCAACGCCTGCGCGCCGGTGGCCATCGCCAGATCAATGATCGGAATGGTCGCCCCACGAATATTTGCAACGCCGCGCACCACTGGGTTGGACCTGGGCATCACGGTCAATTTAGGGCATTGCAGCACCTCTTTGACCTTGAACACGTTGATCCCGTAGAGCTGCTGTCCGTTGAGACGGAACAGCAAAAGCTCAAGGCGGTTCTGCCCTACCAGTTGAGTGCGCTGGTTCACCGAATCCATTACACCAGCCATGCCGTGACTCCTAGACCAAAAGCTTCGAACCGAAGCGCACTCACATGAGGAAGCGGCACGGGGCTTGCTTTTTAACTGTTATGAATTCGAAAACGACATTTTCCCGACGCATGGCATCATTTCCCGGCAGCTTACACTGCGCGGTTGCCGCGCTGTGTTTTTTCAGTGTCTGCCAACCGGCGCAGGCCGTGCTTTTAAGCGTGCCTGATCAACTTATCGGCGCGACCCAAGGGTTTCTTGAATTCTCTGTCGAGGACTATCAGGCCACGACACATTTAGAGGGCCGCTATCAGATACAGGTCAATACACTGGATCCACGGATGACGCTGACCCAGTGCGACAAGGAATTGACAGCCAGCCTCGAAAGTCCTGCCCAACCCATCGGCCGTGTCACCGTAAAAGTTCGTTGCGAAGGAACCTTGCCGTGGACGGTTTACGTGCCCGCACAGGTTCATTTATTTCGCCAGGTGGTGATTGTGAAGCGCCCCCTCAAACGCGCCTCGATCATTGGCGAAGATGACGTTTACATGGCTGAACGTGACATCAGTCAAATGCCTCAGGGCTTTATGACCTCGATTGATGATGCCATCGGGCAGAAAGTGACCCGACAAATGATCAACGATCAGGTGCTTACGCCGCTGCAGTTGGAGCAAGCCGAGGTTATTCGCAAGGGCGATCAGGTGATCATCACCGCTAAAAGCGGCACACTCCAGGTGCGTATGCCGGGCGAAGCGCTATCCGACGGTGGAATGAGCGAGCAAATCAGGGTGCGGAACTTGAATTCGCAACGCGTGATCAAAGCGCGGGTAACCGCACCGGGACAAGTTGAAGTCGCCTTGTGATTGCTGGCGTGATGGTGCAGAGTTTCCTAGACTGATTCAGCCTGCGACGGCGTTACCCTCACTTCAATTAAGCGCTAAAGTTATTTCGTGTTTGGCCGAAAACAAGGCAAGCGTCCAAACACTTAGAGGTTTTTAAAAATGGTCATCGACTTTAGTCGTTTAAACAGCACTGCACCTGCTACGGGCAGCTCGCGCTCCGGTACCACCAAGGAGACCAGCACCACCGTTGCGGACTCCTCCAGCGCGACCCCAAAAGCAAGTACCGTCAGCCAGTCCAGCGGAGAAGCGGTGCACCTCAGTGATGAGGCTCAGCGACTGCAAACCATCGGCGATAAAGTGCGCAGCCAGCCCGTCGTCAACAGCGCCCGCGTGGCCGAGTTGAAGCAGGCCGTTGCCGACGGCAGCTACACAGTCGACAGCGGCCGCGTCGCCAGCAAACTGCTTAATTTCGAAGCCCAGCGCTAGCCTTAGGCTTGCGCGGGCTTTTGGACGCTTAAAACCCAGAGCCAGCCATGCACGACACTACTCTGCTGCAACTGATCAACGATGACATGGCGCCAGCACAACATCTGCTGGAGCTACTGCAGGCCGAATCCCTGGCTTTGCATGGCCGCGACCTGTTTTTGCTGGAGGAAATCCTCGCGCAAAAGCAGGCGCTGGTGATCATGCTTGAGCAGCGTGGCCGCAAGCGCAGTCAAATTCTTATCGACCTCAAGCTGAGCCCGGACCGGGACGGCCTTGTTGAATTGGCAGGCCATTCGTCTGT
This window contains:
- a CDS encoding flagellar protein FlgN, whose translation is MHDTTLLQLINDDMAPAQHLLELLQAESLALHGRDLFLLEEILAQKQALVIMLEQRGRKRSQILIDLKLSPDRDGLVELAGHSSVGEALLTQGDMLAGLMSECRTTNQHNGVSIQLQQATTANQMKILTGGDAPTLYDNRGSTSRFTKPRPLSQA